A stretch of the bacterium genome encodes the following:
- the trxB gene encoding thioredoxin-disulfide reductase, producing the protein MEVNEKDVYDIIVVGSGPAGLTAAIYAARANLSVFVIAGVEAGGQLIWTTDVEDFPGFPEAVQGPELVERMRKQAERLGARFINEDVAGIETDNQPFKLKTSQEEFSARAVILATGASAKWLGLESEQRLRAKGVSACAVCDAPFFRGKEVAVVGGGDAALREAVYLTKFCPKVIIIHRSEKLRAFQALQEKVRENPKIEIIFNTQVTEVLGENTITGVRTKNTAGEEKEISLGGLFIAIGHKPNTDFLKGKVELDEKGYIAIKDKSKTSVPGIFAAGDVHDWRYQQAVTAAGAGCMAALDAEEFLGERKPKG; encoded by the coding sequence ATGGAAGTTAACGAAAAAGACGTTTATGACATTATTGTGGTTGGTTCTGGTCCGGCTGGTTTGACGGCGGCAATTTATGCGGCGCGGGCCAATCTATCGGTTTTTGTTATCGCTGGGGTTGAGGCAGGCGGGCAGCTGATTTGGACTACTGACGTCGAAGACTTCCCTGGTTTTCCGGAAGCCGTGCAAGGACCTGAGCTTGTTGAGCGTATGAGAAAGCAAGCTGAAAGGCTGGGGGCAAGGTTTATCAACGAAGATGTTGCCGGGATTGAAACTGACAACCAGCCTTTCAAACTAAAAACCAGCCAAGAGGAGTTTTCGGCTCGGGCAGTTATCCTAGCGACTGGGGCTTCGGCCAAATGGCTAGGTTTGGAGAGTGAGCAAAGGCTGCGGGCCAAAGGAGTGAGTGCTTGTGCCGTTTGTGACGCGCCTTTTTTCCGGGGTAAAGAAGTGGCGGTGGTTGGTGGTGGGGATGCGGCCCTACGTGAGGCAGTCTATCTGACCAAATTCTGCCCCAAAGTGATAATCATTCACCGCAGTGAGAAGCTACGTGCGTTTCAGGCGCTACAAGAAAAGGTTCGGGAAAACCCAAAAATCGAAATTATTTTTAACACTCAAGTCACTGAAGTTCTTGGAGAAAACACAATTACTGGGGTCAGGACAAAGAACACTGCCGGTGAGGAAAAAGAAATCAGTCTTGGAGGACTTTTCATTGCCATCGGACACAAACCCAACACCGATTTTCTCAAAGGTAAAGTTGAGCTGGATGAAAAGGGCTACATTGCTATAAAAGACAAATCGAAGACTTCGGTTCCGGGAATCTTTGCAGCTGGAGATGTCCACGATTGGCGCTATCAACAGGCGGTGACCGCCGCCGGAGCTGGCTGTATGGCCGCTCTGGACGCCGAGGAGTTTTTGGGAGAAAGAAAACCAAAAGGTTAA
- a CDS encoding cupin produces the protein MEKNQFDASQFSIEPHAEKLEKPWGWEVHWAKEPGYVGKFLHLNKGKRFSLQYHDKKEETQILLSGKVRYWLDNNQGELVPIDMEIGKGYTVKPLQRHRMEALEDSELVEVSLPESGTTYRLDDDYNRSNETEEVRNQPGRGWKP, from the coding sequence ATGGAAAAAAATCAATTTGATGCTAGTCAGTTTTCAATAGAACCACATGCAGAAAAGCTAGAAAAACCTTGGGGTTGGGAAGTACATTGGGCGAAAGAGCCTGGTTACGTAGGTAAATTTCTTCATTTAAACAAAGGTAAGAGATTTTCCCTTCAATACCACGACAAAAAAGAAGAGACTCAAATTTTGCTAAGTGGAAAAGTCCGTTACTGGCTGGATAACAATCAAGGCGAGCTAGTTCCTATAGACATGGAGATTGGTAAGGGTTACACAGTCAAACCCCTTCAACGGCATCGAATGGAAGCTCTGGAAGACTCCGAGTTGGTTGAGGTTTCACTTCCCGAATCAGGTACTACTTATCGTTTAGACGACGATTACAACCGTAGTAATGAGACTGAAGAAGTCCGAAATCAGCCTGGTAGGGGTTGGAAACCATAA
- a CDS encoding glucose-6-phosphate isomerase family protein — translation MVLETRTKEKIKEVLLNPDSDGPEAAYYILRGRPNITIWEAGKYGEEYVKTYGHYHLHNEKENYTFLFGEGVGVLQHRDQSGEVGEVRLVKVKSGNKVEIPAGWGHAFVNTGKTYLISSDDAPEDASHSQNDYRPIQEKRGMAYYIIEKDGKLEAVPNPNYKNLPEPEWVEAEKFF, via the coding sequence ATGGTTTTAGAGACACGCACAAAAGAAAAAATAAAAGAAGTTTTGCTAAACCCAGATTCAGATGGGCCTGAGGCAGCTTATTACATATTGCGGGGCAGGCCAAACATCACTATTTGGGAAGCGGGTAAATACGGAGAGGAGTACGTCAAAACTTACGGCCACTATCATTTACACAACGAGAAAGAAAACTACACCTTCCTTTTTGGTGAGGGGGTGGGGGTTTTGCAGCATCGAGACCAGTCTGGAGAGGTGGGTGAAGTGCGCCTGGTAAAAGTCAAATCAGGCAACAAAGTAGAAATTCCAGCTGGTTGGGGACATGCCTTTGTAAACACAGGTAAAACTTATTTAATCTCCTCTGACGATGCTCCGGAAGACGCTTCTCACTCGCAGAATGATTACCGACCAATTCAAGAAAAGAGAGGTATGGCTTACTATATTATCGAGAAAGATGGTAAGCTTGAGGCAGTGCCGAATCCCAACTACAAGAATTTACCAGAGCCCGAATGGGTCGAAGCAGAAAAATTTTTCTAA
- a CDS encoding DUF3105 domain-containing protein, producing MTEEKQLTKKQRRDEIRKELEKAKGKSGRADLFVKALALVAVVLLIVGFVVLFVYSRNQNKASVKSLGEVTCSGDQCDRTHIASGTPHAAYNSNPPSNGPHYSDWQPCGVYDNEIVDERVIHSLEHGTVWITYKNKDDSTVKNEIKNLVQEMGKTKLMVSPRAKNDSMLALVSWGRVLKLDSFNKQKITDYIKLYRNGSAAPEPLAGC from the coding sequence ATGACAGAAGAAAAACAACTAACTAAAAAGCAGCGTCGTGATGAAATCAGAAAAGAGCTTGAGAAAGCAAAGGGAAAGTCTGGGCGTGCCGACCTCTTTGTGAAAGCGCTCGCTCTAGTTGCGGTGGTTTTGTTGATAGTCGGATTTGTTGTCTTGTTTGTCTATTCAAGGAATCAAAACAAGGCTAGTGTCAAATCCCTTGGGGAGGTGACTTGTAGTGGAGATCAGTGTGATCGTACTCATATAGCCTCAGGAACACCGCACGCAGCCTACAATTCCAACCCCCCGAGCAACGGACCGCACTATTCGGACTGGCAACCATGTGGTGTTTATGACAATGAAATTGTTGATGAGAGAGTGATACACAGTTTGGAGCATGGTACGGTTTGGATTACTTACAAAAATAAAGATGACTCGACAGTCAAAAATGAGATAAAAAATTTGGTTCAAGAAATGGGAAAAACTAAACTAATGGTTTCTCCTCGCGCAAAAAACGATTCGATGCTTGCTTTAGTTAGCTGGGGAAGAGTACTAAAACTTGATAGTTTTAATAAACAAAAAATCACTGATTACATTAAACTTTATCGAAACGGATCAGCAGCCCCAGAACCGCTAGCAGGTTGTTAG
- a CDS encoding glutaredoxin family protein encodes MDKIKIYTTTTCPYCKMEKEFLDSKGIKYENILVDEDHQAAEEVIKMSGQVGVPFTVIDKEEGGRETILGFDKERLISVLGIR; translated from the coding sequence ATGGATAAGATCAAAATTTATACAACCACCACCTGCCCATATTGTAAGATGGAAAAAGAGTTTCTCGATTCCAAAGGTATTAAGTATGAAAATATCTTGGTTGATGAAGACCATCAAGCAGCCGAAGAAGTAATCAAGATGTCAGGGCAAGTGGGAGTACCCTTCACGGTGATTGATAAAGAAGAAGGCGGGCGGGAAACAATTTTGGGTTTTGACAAAGAAAGATTGATTTCTGTTTTGGGAATACGGTAA
- a CDS encoding 4a-hydroxytetrahydrobiopterin dehydratase: MLIEKTEAEKQLATFPGWEVSEGEIEKKFLFPSFLEAITFVNKVSTEAEKAQHHPDIDIRYSKVKISLATHEEGGVTEKDIKLARIIDNLT; this comes from the coding sequence ATGCTAATTGAAAAGACGGAAGCAGAAAAACAACTAGCTACTTTCCCCGGTTGGGAAGTTTCCGAAGGGGAAATAGAAAAGAAATTTTTGTTCCCGTCGTTTTTGGAGGCAATTACTTTTGTAAATAAAGTCTCCACCGAAGCAGAGAAAGCGCAGCATCATCCTGATATTGATATTCGTTACTCCAAAGTAAAAATCAGTCTTGCAACTCATGAGGAAGGTGGGGTGACGGAAAAGGACATTAAACTGGCCAGAATAATAGATAATCTTACCTAG
- a CDS encoding carbohydrate kinase family protein: MSKEMYDLISVGDATIDTFIKIHDAHVQCNINKEDCVLCVSYGDKIAVDSIAHLVAGNAANNAVGSARLGMNSAIYVNVGEDDAGERIKNVIEKEGVDGSYIVVNKSMESNYSAVVNFEGERTIFVYHQHWNYRLPELEPAKWVYLTSLSKSFAESTLIKDLVDYLKETGAKLGYNPGTYQMEVGVKKDSELLKLTEVFFVNLEEAKRVLDIAESTKIDIKDLLKKIIADLDVKNVVITDGREGSYAYDRKDFYRIGEFPGERIEATGAGDGFATACEAAIFNGHSLKEGLAWGSINGASVVGQVGPQAGLLTKEQMEKTLADNPDFKAESF, encoded by the coding sequence ATGAGTAAAGAAATGTACGACCTCATTTCGGTAGGAGATGCCACAATCGACACCTTCATCAAAATTCATGATGCCCATGTTCAGTGCAACATCAATAAAGAGGACTGTGTTCTCTGCGTCAGCTATGGAGACAAAATCGCGGTGGACTCAATCGCCCATTTGGTCGCTGGTAACGCGGCCAACAACGCGGTTGGCTCGGCCCGATTGGGGATGAACTCTGCAATTTATGTCAATGTTGGCGAAGATGATGCCGGTGAACGAATCAAAAATGTCATTGAAAAAGAAGGTGTGGATGGCAGTTACATCGTCGTTAACAAAAGCATGGAGTCAAACTACTCGGCGGTCGTGAATTTTGAAGGGGAGAGAACAATTTTTGTTTACCATCAGCACTGGAACTACCGTCTACCTGAACTCGAGCCAGCCAAATGGGTTTATCTCACTTCTCTTTCCAAAAGTTTTGCTGAAAGTACCCTGATCAAGGATTTGGTTGACTACTTGAAAGAAACTGGCGCGAAACTCGGCTACAATCCAGGGACTTATCAAATGGAAGTGGGCGTGAAAAAGGATTCTGAGTTACTCAAGCTAACTGAGGTTTTTTTTGTCAATCTCGAAGAAGCAAAAAGAGTTCTCGACATTGCGGAAAGTACAAAAATCGACATTAAAGATTTACTCAAGAAAATTATCGCCGACTTGGATGTAAAAAATGTCGTTATTACTGATGGTCGAGAGGGCTCGTATGCTTATGACAGAAAAGATTTCTATCGGATTGGAGAATTCCCCGGTGAAAGAATTGAGGCAACCGGTGCGGGTGATGGTTTTGCAACCGCCTGTGAAGCAGCTATTTTCAATGGCCACTCTCTGAAAGAAGGTCTTGCCTGGGGATCTATCAACGGTGCTTCAGTCGTCGGCCAAGTCGGTCCACAAGCTGGACTGCTGACCAAAGAGCAAATGGAAAAAACACTGGCCGACAATCCGGATTTCAAAGCTGAGAGTTTTTAG
- a CDS encoding class II fructose-bisphosphate aldolase, producing MNAREWLEKAKRENFAIPALNVGTFETFKGIVAAAINKKSPVIIESSTGETRWMEAENVASISRNFAKKYGLAIIVNLDHAYTYEDTRPGFEGAYDLIHFDGSKLPYEENVTVAKKVVPEAHNIGALVEGEIDKIVGEGSEQHTETITEEAIKSGYTDPQRAKKFVEETGVDIFASFFGNTHGTFPGPQPPLDIELIKKVSQTVPAFLSMHGASGVPAEQVKEAIKEGDIVKVNVNTDIRVAYREGLEKALAEHKDVAMYKVFPGVVEAVQKVAETWIDICGSEGKL from the coding sequence ATGAACGCAAGAGAATGGCTCGAAAAAGCAAAAAGAGAAAATTTCGCGATTCCCGCTCTGAACGTCGGAACTTTCGAGACCTTCAAGGGAATTGTTGCGGCCGCAATTAATAAAAAATCGCCAGTTATCATCGAATCTTCAACTGGCGAGACGAGGTGGATGGAAGCTGAAAACGTGGCTAGTATTAGCCGTAACTTTGCGAAAAAGTACGGTTTGGCAATCATCGTTAACCTCGACCACGCTTATACTTACGAAGACACCAGACCGGGATTTGAGGGAGCTTATGATTTGATTCATTTTGACGGCTCGAAACTTCCTTACGAAGAAAACGTCACGGTTGCCAAAAAAGTGGTTCCTGAGGCCCACAATATTGGGGCCCTCGTCGAAGGGGAAATTGACAAGATTGTTGGTGAAGGCAGTGAGCAGCACACAGAAACTATTACTGAAGAGGCAATAAAATCAGGCTATACTGATCCGCAGCGGGCCAAAAAATTCGTCGAAGAAACCGGCGTTGATATTTTCGCCTCGTTCTTTGGCAACACCCACGGTACCTTCCCCGGACCGCAACCACCGCTCGACATTGAGTTAATCAAGAAAGTTTCTCAGACAGTGCCGGCCTTTCTCTCCATGCATGGTGCTAGTGGAGTTCCCGCCGAGCAGGTCAAAGAAGCGATCAAAGAAGGTGATATCGTCAAAGTGAACGTCAATACTGACATTCGAGTGGCCTATCGAGAAGGGCTCGAAAAAGCTCTTGCCGAACACAAAGATGTCGCGATGTACAAAGTTTTCCCAGGGGTGGTTGAAGCGGTGCAAAAGGTCGCTGAGACTTGGATCGATATTTGTGGTAGCGAAGGGAAGCTTTAG
- a CDS encoding transketolase C-terminal domain-containing protein, producing MNNLNPKLFAPEVEQAATRDGYGQGLMELGEKNPNVVVLTADLAESTRVEEFGKKYPERFIEVGVAEQNMMGIAAGLALSGKIPYVSSYAVFSPGRSWDQLRVSVCYTQANVKVAGAHTGISVGPDGATHQALEDIAIVRVLPNIVVEVPCDVHEARKTTLASAAHKGPFYFRFGREKTPVITTEETPFKVGEILTLRDGDDVSIVAAGPLLYQALLAADQLAAEKISARVINNHTIKPIDKLGLAKAAKETGAVVTVEEHQITGGLGGAVAEALSESFPVPIERVGMPDTFGESGEPTQLLEKYGMSVAKIKAAAKTVIQKKG from the coding sequence ATGAATAATCTAAATCCAAAACTTTTTGCTCCGGAAGTTGAGCAAGCTGCTACCCGCGATGGTTATGGACAAGGCTTGATGGAGCTTGGTGAGAAAAATCCAAACGTTGTCGTCTTAACAGCGGACTTGGCGGAATCAACTCGGGTGGAAGAGTTTGGCAAAAAATATCCAGAGCGCTTCATCGAAGTCGGGGTGGCCGAGCAAAATATGATGGGCATTGCTGCCGGTCTAGCTCTGTCAGGAAAAATTCCTTACGTTTCCAGTTACGCAGTTTTTTCTCCTGGCCGCAGTTGGGATCAGCTCAGAGTCAGCGTTTGTTACACGCAGGCCAATGTCAAGGTAGCCGGGGCCCACACTGGCATTTCGGTTGGTCCCGATGGTGCGACCCACCAAGCACTTGAGGACATTGCTATCGTGCGGGTACTACCTAACATAGTAGTTGAGGTTCCCTGCGACGTTCACGAAGCGCGCAAGACCACCCTTGCTTCGGCTGCACACAAGGGGCCTTTTTATTTCCGCTTCGGTCGGGAAAAAACTCCGGTTATTACCACCGAAGAGACACCATTCAAGGTTGGTGAAATCTTAACTTTGCGGGACGGGGATGATGTTTCGATTGTTGCCGCGGGACCGTTACTCTATCAAGCTTTGCTCGCCGCCGATCAACTCGCTGCCGAGAAAATTTCCGCGCGGGTGATTAATAACCACACCATCAAGCCGATCGACAAACTTGGTCTAGCTAAAGCAGCCAAGGAGACGGGTGCTGTCGTTACCGTTGAGGAGCACCAGATCACCGGTGGCCTCGGTGGAGCGGTCGCCGAAGCGTTATCGGAAAGTTTTCCAGTACCAATTGAGCGAGTGGGAATGCCAGATACCTTCGGTGAATCAGGCGAGCCCACCCAATTGCTCGAGAAATACGGAATGAGTGTAGCTAAAATAAAAGCAGCAGCAAAAACTGTTATACAAAAGAAAGGTTGA
- a CDS encoding transketolase — protein MTVQELELKANDIRQELIKMLVEAGSGHSAGPLGMADVFTALYFEILNIDPSKPDDPDRDRVVLSNGHICPVWYATLAHRGFFPIEELKTLRKLNSRLQGHPHYGSLPGIENTGGPLGQGLSQAIGMALAAKMDNKKYLVYNLMSDGELDEGQNWEAILFAGKNKINNLTAIVDRNNIQIDGMTEEIMPLEPLAEKFFAFNWHVIEVDGHNMQDIIDAARMGEAIYEKPVMIIAHTIPGKGVDFEEFDYRWHGKPPKPDEAREALKDLRTLRGKIKSEHE, from the coding sequence ATGACTGTCCAAGAACTTGAGCTCAAAGCGAACGATATTAGACAAGAGCTGATCAAAATGCTTGTTGAGGCTGGTTCGGGCCACTCGGCTGGACCGCTCGGAATGGCTGATGTCTTTACGGCCCTTTACTTTGAAATCCTCAATATCGATCCGTCCAAACCGGATGACCCTGACCGCGACCGTGTTGTTCTCTCCAATGGTCACATCTGTCCGGTTTGGTACGCGACTCTTGCTCACCGTGGTTTTTTTCCGATTGAAGAATTAAAAACGTTAAGAAAGTTAAATTCCCGCCTGCAGGGGCATCCCCACTATGGTTCTTTGCCAGGTATTGAAAACACTGGTGGTCCTTTGGGTCAAGGACTTTCCCAAGCCATTGGAATGGCACTAGCGGCCAAAATGGACAACAAAAAATACCTCGTCTACAACTTGATGAGTGATGGAGAGCTCGACGAAGGACAAAACTGGGAAGCAATTCTCTTTGCTGGAAAAAACAAAATCAACAATCTTACCGCGATTGTCGATCGCAACAACATTCAAATTGACGGAATGACAGAAGAGATCATGCCCCTAGAACCGTTGGCGGAGAAGTTTTTTGCTTTCAATTGGCATGTCATTGAGGTTGATGGGCACAATATGCAGGATATTATTGACGCAGCTCGGATGGGCGAGGCGATTTACGAAAAACCGGTCATGATCATCGCTCACACTATTCCGGGCAAGGGGGTTGATTTTGAAGAGTTTGACTACCGTTGGCACGGTAAACCACCCAAGCCGGACGAAGCTAGGGAGGCCTTAAAAGACTTACGCACATTGAGAGGGAAAATAAAAAGTGAACATGAATAA
- a CDS encoding cupredoxin domain-containing protein, with product MKNLLIAVAVVSVVALLGFFLLKGTGKKSSENGDTTTNSAQNNTQNPTQNENAGNTIAFVGGSFSPVEITVKSGDTVTIVNESAETIELDSDPHPIHTGNNELNVGSINPGETKTITLTKTGTWGYHNHLNSSQKGTIIVQ from the coding sequence TTGAAGAATTTGCTAATTGCTGTCGCGGTGGTTTCAGTTGTCGCTTTGCTAGGTTTCTTTCTTTTGAAGGGAACTGGTAAAAAGTCTAGTGAGAATGGGGACACGACCACTAATTCTGCTCAAAACAATACTCAAAACCCTACCCAAAACGAAAATGCCGGAAACACGATTGCCTTTGTTGGGGGAAGCTTTAGTCCAGTAGAGATTACAGTTAAGTCTGGAGATACGGTTACAATTGTCAACGAAAGCGCCGAAACTATTGAGTTAGACAGTGACCCCCACCCAATTCATACCGGCAACAACGAGTTGAACGTAGGAAGTATCAATCCGGGTGAAACAAAAACTATCACACTGACGAAAACTGGAACTTGGGGCTATCACAACCATTTGAATTCAAGTCAAAAGGGAACTATCATAGTTCAGTAG
- a CDS encoding RpiB/LacA/LacB family sugar-phosphate isomerase, which yields MIYLASDHAGFELKNKIRDYLLSKNLEVEDCGPESFNPGDDYPDLIYPAAEKVAQNPGSKGIIFGKSGEGEALVANKVDHIRAVVYYGGNPEVVKLSREHNDANVLSIGAGFVKEEEARKIVEEWLKQDFEGGRHQRRLEEIEKIEEKE from the coding sequence ATGATTTATTTGGCCAGCGATCACGCTGGGTTTGAACTGAAAAACAAAATTCGAGATTATTTACTCTCAAAAAATCTTGAAGTTGAAGATTGCGGTCCGGAGAGTTTCAACCCTGGGGATGATTACCCTGATTTGATTTACCCGGCTGCAGAAAAAGTGGCTCAGAACCCGGGCTCCAAGGGAATAATTTTTGGTAAATCAGGTGAAGGGGAAGCTTTGGTGGCGAACAAAGTTGACCACATCCGGGCGGTTGTCTATTACGGGGGGAACCCCGAAGTAGTCAAACTTTCCCGAGAGCACAACGATGCCAATGTTCTTTCGATTGGGGCCGGTTTCGTCAAAGAGGAGGAGGCAAGGAAGATCGTTGAGGAGTGGTTAAAACAAGATTTTGAAGGCGGTCGACACCAACGTCGACTTGAGGAAATAGAAAAAATCGAGGAAAAAGAATGA
- the gap gene encoding type I glyceraldehyde-3-phosphate dehydrogenase, which translates to MIKVAINGFGRIGRNAFKIILDEHSSEAEVVGINDLTDARTLSHLLKYDTAYGQYGREIGSDEKHIIVDGRAYEIFAEKDPAKLPWSSLGVDIVIESTGRFTDYEGSAQHLKAGAKKVVISAPAKGGKVGTYLMGVNDETYRPEEKIINNASCTTNCIAPVAAVIHSKFGIAKAMMTTVHSYTADQNLQDGPHKDLRRARAAAENITPTTTGAAIATTEAIPELKGLFDGMSIRVPTPVGSISDFTFLLKTKVTVEQVNQALTEASTQAKYKGILAVTNEPIVSSDIIGRTESSIVDLALTQVVDGDMVKVFAWYDNEWGYSHRLVEQVINVAQAGSGAGAEASAQPPVSEAVSQSQPPAENNSNEQLPKS; encoded by the coding sequence ATGATCAAGGTAGCAATCAACGGTTTCGGTCGCATTGGCCGCAACGCTTTTAAAATAATCCTCGACGAACATTCTTCAGAAGCAGAAGTAGTTGGCATCAATGATTTGACCGATGCTAGGACTTTGTCCCATCTTCTCAAATACGATACTGCCTATGGCCAATACGGGCGCGAAATTGGTAGCGATGAAAAGCACATTATCGTTGATGGGCGGGCCTACGAAATTTTTGCAGAAAAAGACCCAGCCAAACTACCTTGGTCCAGCCTCGGGGTTGATATCGTCATCGAGTCCACTGGACGCTTTACCGACTATGAAGGTTCGGCTCAGCACTTAAAAGCTGGAGCGAAAAAAGTTGTTATTTCTGCTCCGGCCAAAGGAGGTAAGGTTGGAACCTATTTGATGGGGGTTAACGATGAGACTTACAGACCGGAAGAAAAAATCATCAACAACGCTTCTTGTACCACCAACTGTATTGCTCCGGTGGCAGCCGTTATCCACAGTAAATTTGGCATAGCGAAAGCAATGATGACTACGGTCCACAGCTATACCGCTGATCAGAATTTGCAAGACGGCCCCCACAAAGATTTGCGCCGAGCTCGGGCCGCGGCGGAAAATATTACCCCGACAACAACCGGAGCGGCGATTGCAACAACCGAAGCTATTCCAGAACTCAAAGGTTTGTTTGATGGGATGAGTATCCGGGTTCCGACCCCGGTCGGGTCAATTTCTGATTTTACTTTCCTCTTAAAAACTAAAGTAACTGTTGAGCAAGTCAACCAAGCCCTAACTGAAGCGTCCACTCAAGCAAAGTACAAAGGAATTTTGGCGGTGACCAATGAGCCAATCGTTTCTTCGGATATCATTGGTCGAACTGAGAGTTCGATTGTGGATCTTGCACTGACCCAAGTTGTTGATGGGGATATGGTCAAAGTTTTTGCTTGGTACGACAACGAATGGGGCTACTCACACCGGCTGGTTGAGCAGGTAATCAATGTTGCTCAAGCAGGTTCTGGGGCTGGCGCAGAAGCTAGCGCTCAACCCCCGGTTTCGGAGGCTGTCAGCCAGTCCCAACCGCCCGCTGAAAACAATTCAAATGAGCAACTACCAAAAAGCTAA
- a CDS encoding metalloregulator ArsR/SmtB family transcription factor, with the protein MRKIVKPARTFGTKPHSSPPSTLQSLQKEIFSSKIKESAEWINLLNSETRLQLLLVLWKKDSLCVGDLADVVRLNISAVSHQLRLLKDYNLVSAKRKKKVVYYSLARGLPGLINHVLQEAG; encoded by the coding sequence ATGAGAAAAATTGTTAAACCCGCCCGGACTTTTGGAACGAAGCCCCATAGCTCTCCCCCCTCTACCCTCCAAAGTTTGCAAAAGGAAATTTTCAGTTCAAAAATTAAAGAATCTGCAGAGTGGATCAATTTACTAAATTCAGAAACTAGGCTGCAACTTCTTTTGGTGCTCTGGAAAAAAGACTCGCTCTGTGTTGGAGATCTGGCAGACGTGGTCAGACTAAATATTTCGGCGGTTTCCCATCAATTAAGATTGTTAAAAGACTACAACTTGGTGAGTGCCAAAAGAAAGAAAAAAGTGGTCTATTATTCCCTGGCAAGGGGGTTGCCGGGGTTAATTAACCACGTTCTACAAGAGGCTGGTTAG
- a CDS encoding phosphatase PAP2 family protein: MALDKEVFSFLNSFSELAVLQPVLRFLVNEYFVPVSLALTLFYLWLLGEKKEKNLALVATLAVGGSNLLIKIINLNYFRARPFLEIPTHLLYYKPTDSSFPSNASAVAFALATAIWLTNKRLGSLSLLLALTYSLARVIVGVHYPSDVLAGALIGAVFTLVIARVEAVNLLTKTLLKVLQFLRLEPLH, translated from the coding sequence ATGGCTTTAGACAAAGAAGTTTTTTCGTTTTTGAATTCTTTTTCAGAGCTAGCTGTTTTACAGCCAGTTTTACGCTTCTTGGTCAATGAATACTTTGTTCCGGTCTCTCTAGCTCTAACCCTTTTTTATCTCTGGCTGTTAGGAGAAAAAAAAGAGAAAAATTTAGCGTTGGTGGCCACGCTTGCAGTTGGGGGAAGTAATTTGCTGATAAAAATAATTAACTTGAACTACTTTCGCGCTCGTCCCTTTCTCGAAATCCCAACTCACTTACTTTACTACAAACCAACCGATTCCTCTTTTCCTTCCAACGCATCCGCAGTTGCTTTTGCTCTCGCTACAGCTATCTGGCTTACCAACAAGCGTTTGGGCTCCCTGAGCCTACTTTTGGCCCTGACTTACTCCTTAGCAAGAGTAATTGTTGGAGTGCACTACCCAAGTGATGTTTTGGCCGGAGCCTTGATTGGAGCTGTCTTTACTCTGGTGATCGCCCGAGTTGAGGCGGTGAATCTTTTGACAAAGACGTTACTAAAAGTTTTGCAATTTCTGCGCTTGGAGCCCTTACATTAA
- a CDS encoding DUF2061 domain-containing protein — MHETSTRSILKSVSWRSIIFLTDFSLAYLITREFDFASKFAVAKLVLGFALYFVHERVWNQIAWGRKGSSTSQGS, encoded by the coding sequence ATGCACGAAACCTCGACCCGTTCCATTTTAAAATCCGTTTCTTGGCGAAGCATCATCTTTTTGACCGACTTTTCTCTGGCTTACCTTATCACTAGAGAGTTTGATTTTGCTTCGAAGTTTGCCGTTGCCAAACTTGTTCTCGGCTTCGCCCTGTATTTCGTTCACGAAAGAGTTTGGAACCAAATTGCTTGGGGAAGAAAAGGTTCTTCAACTTCACAAGGCAGTTAA